TAATATCTTCATGCAGGCGGATAAGCTGGTTACAAATTTCATCAACCGGCATCGCCGCATTGCGTAACGCCAGCAGCTGCCGCCGTAGCGTATAAACATGCTGTACCGCTTTACGATCGAATTCGGTACGGAACATGGCACGTTCCATTTCGTTGATGCGTTCGCCAAGCGTGGCGGTGATATCGCTGTAGTTATCCACAATAAAATCGAACAGACAGTAGAGCGGAAAGCCGACGCCTTTACCAAGCATTTCCGGGCGCTCTTCCGTGCGTTTGCGCAGCGGCGCGTAGCTCTCGGAGGCACCGTGCCGCACGGTGATCAAAAACTTTTTGCTGACGAAAAAGTGGGTTTCGCCAAATTCAATATGGTTGTGTTCGTTCAGGTGAGCGGTTTTCAGCACGATAAACAGTGATTCGCCATACTGCTCCAGCTTGGGACGCTGGTGGGCGGTCAGCGCATCTTCGATCGCCAGCTCATGCAGGCCGAACTCTTCCTGCATTTTTTTCATAAAAGGCGGATCGGGTTGATACAGCCCCAGCCAGATAAAGGCATCCGGGTCTTCCATCACCTCACGGCTGATATTCTCTGGATCGATCACTTCTTCACGTGCGCCGTCGCGATACACAATACTGTTGATAACCATAAATTTACAGCTCCCTTGGCTGGGTGGTCTTTATCCTCCGTTAAAGGGTAGTCCTTAACGCAGCGGAAAGAGAA
The sequence above is a segment of the Mixta intestinalis genome. Coding sequences within it:
- the corA gene encoding magnesium/cobalt transporter CorA; its protein translation is MVINSIVYRDGAREEVIDPENISREVMEDPDAFIWLGLYQPDPPFMKKMQEEFGLHELAIEDALTAHQRPKLEQYGESLFIVLKTAHLNEHNHIEFGETHFFVSKKFLITVRHGASESYAPLRKRTEERPEMLGKGVGFPLYCLFDFIVDNYSDITATLGERINEMERAMFRTEFDRKAVQHVYTLRRQLLALRNAAMPVDEICNQLIRLHEDIIPKPLRVYLRDVQDHAHHVVTDTDDMREILTNAMHVNLALVTVQQNEVVKKLAGWGAILVIPTVIFSMYGMNFESMPEIHSPWGYPAAIGGTLLACGALYWRLKRASWL